Proteins encoded in a region of the Rickettsia tillamookensis genome:
- a CDS encoding glycosyl hydrolase family 18 protein — protein MLIVVLTDSEDYPNLYSQAKAQGALGAFHNLKTASPAGTKFALSVGGWTMSEAFHKMAESAATRKIFVDSVVKFLDKFPMYKQIDIDWEYPGAEGNGNPHGPEDGKNYTLLVKELRAALDVGNKYKDVAIAIAAAADPAKLALSNIKDLVDAGVTQIHLMTYDLFGGTYGDGKLAHHTNLYSSDKEWSIDQSVQYLKGLGINMKYVHVGYASYSRNAREVEIESVSPLKGTFKVDSNIVGSFENGVTEQYDIWNNYFDPSTGKGKNGFTLYTDKIADADFLYNPTSKVFMSIDTPRTVKAKAEYVKKNGLGGIFTWTTDLDNGVLSNSAHEGLGHTCIKQNIDMSTFYFEGETELVGQSIDSL, from the coding sequence ATGTTAATTGTGGTTTTAACGGATAGTGAAGACTACCCAAACTTATACAGTCAAGCAAAAGCTCAAGGTGCATTAGGTGCTTTTCATAATCTAAAAACAGCAAGTCCTGCAGGAACAAAATTTGCTCTTAGCGTTGGTGGATGGACTATGAGTGAAGCTTTTCATAAAATGGCTGAATCTGCAGCAACTCGTAAAATATTCGTTGATTCAGTAGTAAAGTTTTTAGACAAATTTCCAATGTATAAACAAATTGATATTGATTGGGAATATCCAGGAGCCGAAGGGAATGGTAACCCACATGGTCCGGAAGATGGTAAGAATTATACATTATTAGTTAAAGAGTTAAGAGCAGCACTAGACGTTGGTAATAAGTATAAAGATGTTGCCATTGCCATAGCAGCAGCAGCTGATCCTGCAAAACTAGCACTATCAAATATAAAAGACTTGGTTGATGCGGGAGTGACCCAAATTCACTTGATGACATATGACCTTTTCGGTGGTACCTACGGTGATGGAAAATTAGCACACCATACTAACCTTTATAGTAGCGATAAAGAGTGGTCTATAGATCAATCTGTACAATATCTTAAAGGGCTGGGTATCAATATGAAATATGTGCATGTAGGTTATGCAAGTTATAGCCGTAATGCACGTGAGGTAGAGATAGAGTCAGTTTCTCCATTGAAGGGTACATTTAAAGTAGATTCTAATATAGTTGGAAGTTTTGAAAACGGTGTTACAGAGCAGTATGATATTTGGAATAATTATTTTGATCCAAGTACAGGGAAAGGAAAAAATGGGTTTACACTTTATACTGATAAAATAGCTGATGCTGATTTTCTTTACAATCCTACATCAAAAGTATTTATGTCCATAGACACACCTAGAACTGTTAAAGCTAAAGCAGAATATGTAAAGAAAAACGGTCTTGGAGGAATTTTTACATGGACCACAGATCTAGATAATGGAGTACTATCTAATTCTGCACATGAAGGTTTAGGTCATACATGTATTAAGCAAAATATAGACATGAGTACATTTTATTTTGAAGGTGAAACTGAATTAGTAGGACAGAGCATCGATAGTCTCTAA
- a CDS encoding guanosine polyphosphate pyrophosphohydrolase, translated as MGSLHYPLKPQLTYADIKKIFDKNIADSVERLTRIKPYGKISSGEMLNLLIQEQRYDIALIKVFDRLHNLQTINAKSTEKALETVKETIESFLLIAAYLEIRTVEQQLLNVCTNFIKQHFPSEQKEIFQKVGLRNFFFKLQNNTK; from the coding sequence TTGGGTAGTCTTCACTATCCGTTAAAACCACAATTAACATATGCTGATATTAAAAAAATTTTTGATAAGAATATTGCCGATAGCGTAGAACGTTTAACAAGAATTAAGCCGTACGGTAAAATTAGCTCCGGTGAAATGTTAAATTTACTAATACAGGAACAAAGATATGATATCGCACTTATTAAAGTGTTTGATCGCCTACATAATTTACAAACTATAAATGCTAAATCTACGGAAAAGGCTTTAGAAACAGTAAAAGAAACTATAGAAAGCTTCTTACTCATAGCAGCTTATTTAGAAATACGAACCGTAGAACAACAACTATTAAATGTTTGCACTAATTTTATCAAGCAACATTTCCCTTCAGAACAAAAAGAAATATTTCAAAAAGTCGGTTTACGAAATTTCTTTTTTAAACTTCAAAATAATACAAAATAA
- a CDS encoding bifunctional (p)ppGpp synthetase/guanosine-3',5'-bis(diphosphate) 3'-pyrophosphohydrolase: MLQRVIKHLNHNLSEHDITAQITGRIKHPISILYKLYRKGIKLEELTDIFAIRIVVIDEEKCYKALKVVHDLYEHEKDKFKNYILNPKPNGYQSLHTIITTEDNYKIEIQIRDHKMHYHAESGEAAHWKYKNSF; this comes from the coding sequence TTGCTCCAAAGGGTTATTAAACATTTAAATCATAATTTATCTGAACATGATATTACTGCTCAAATAACAGGTAGGATCAAACATCCAATATCAATTTTATATAAATTATATCGTAAGGGTATAAAGTTAGAAGAATTAACAGATATTTTTGCGATAAGAATAGTGGTAATAGATGAAGAGAAATGTTATAAAGCTTTAAAAGTAGTTCATGATCTTTATGAGCATGAAAAGGATAAATTTAAAAATTATATTCTTAATCCTAAGCCAAACGGCTATCAATCTTTACATACTATTATTACAACTGAGGATAATTATAAAATAGAGATACAAATACGTGATCATAAGATGCATTATCATGCAGAGAGCGGTGAAGCTGCACACTGGAAATACAAAAATAGTTTTTAG
- the groL gene encoding chaperonin GroEL (60 kDa chaperone family; promotes refolding of misfolded polypeptides especially under stressful conditions; forms two stacked rings of heptamers to form a barrel-shaped 14mer; ends can be capped by GroES; misfolded proteins enter the barrel where they are refolded when GroES binds) — MATKLIKHGSKAREQMLEGIDILADAVKVTLGPKGRNVLIEQSFGSPKITKDGVTVAKSIELKDKIRNAGAQLLKSAATKAAEVAGDGTTTATVLARALAREGNKLVAAGYNPMDLKRGMDLAVNAVVEEIKKSSKKINSQEEIAQVGTISSNGDKEIGEKIAKAMEEVGKEGVITVEEAKNFSFDVEVVKGMMFDRGYLSPYFVTNSEKMVAELENPFILLFEKKLSNLQPMLPILEAVVQSQRPLLIIAEDVEGEALATLVVNRLRGGLKVAAVKAPGFGDRRKAMMEDIAILTKGELITEDLGMKLENVSIKSLGTAKRVTISKENTVIVDGNGDKKNIEDRVLQIKSQIAETTSDYDKEKLQERLAKLSGGVAVLKVGGATEVEVKERKDRVEDALAATRAAVEEGVVAGGGVTLLHASQTLTKLKVENKDQQAGIEIVIEALKDPLKQIVENAGENGGVVVGKLLEHKDKNYGFNAQDMQYVDMIKAGIIDPAKVVRTALQDAASVASLIITTETLIVDEPSDKEDSMPPMRGGMGGMGGMDF; from the coding sequence ATGGCAACAAAACTTATTAAACACGGCTCAAAAGCTCGTGAGCAAATGCTAGAAGGCATTGATATACTTGCAGATGCAGTAAAAGTTACTTTAGGTCCAAAAGGCAGAAATGTACTTATTGAGCAATCATTCGGTTCACCGAAAATTACCAAAGACGGTGTGACGGTTGCAAAATCGATCGAGTTAAAAGATAAAATTAGAAATGCAGGAGCTCAGCTATTAAAATCAGCTGCTACAAAAGCTGCAGAAGTAGCCGGTGACGGTACTACTACAGCTACGGTACTTGCTAGAGCATTAGCTCGTGAGGGTAATAAGTTAGTAGCTGCCGGTTATAATCCTATGGATTTAAAGCGTGGTATGGATTTAGCGGTAAACGCAGTAGTAGAAGAAATTAAAAAATCTAGTAAAAAAATCAATAGCCAAGAGGAAATCGCGCAGGTTGGTACTATCTCTTCAAACGGTGATAAGGAAATCGGTGAGAAAATTGCTAAGGCAATGGAGGAAGTTGGTAAAGAAGGCGTGATAACCGTTGAAGAAGCAAAGAATTTTAGCTTCGATGTTGAAGTAGTTAAAGGTATGATGTTTGATAGGGGTTATCTATCACCGTATTTTGTAACGAATTCCGAGAAAATGGTTGCTGAGCTTGAAAATCCTTTCATCTTACTATTTGAGAAAAAATTATCAAATTTACAACCGATGTTACCTATACTTGAGGCTGTAGTACAATCACAACGCCCGTTATTAATTATTGCTGAGGATGTTGAGGGCGAAGCTCTTGCAACGCTCGTAGTCAATAGATTACGTGGTGGTTTAAAAGTTGCGGCAGTAAAAGCTCCAGGTTTTGGTGATAGAAGAAAAGCAATGATGGAAGATATTGCTATCCTAACTAAAGGCGAGCTTATTACTGAAGATTTAGGTATGAAGCTTGAAAATGTGAGTATTAAAAGTCTAGGGACGGCAAAAAGAGTAACAATTTCTAAAGAAAATACCGTAATTGTTGACGGTAACGGTGATAAGAAAAATATTGAAGATAGAGTGTTGCAAATTAAGTCTCAAATAGCTGAAACTACTTCTGATTATGATAAAGAAAAACTACAAGAGCGTTTAGCCAAACTTTCCGGTGGTGTTGCCGTATTAAAGGTTGGTGGTGCTACGGAAGTTGAAGTGAAAGAGCGTAAAGATCGTGTTGAAGACGCACTTGCTGCTACAAGAGCTGCGGTTGAAGAAGGTGTTGTTGCCGGTGGTGGTGTAACATTACTTCATGCATCACAAACTTTAACAAAGCTTAAAGTAGAGAATAAGGATCAACAAGCAGGTATTGAAATAGTAATAGAAGCTTTAAAGGATCCGCTAAAACAGATTGTTGAAAATGCCGGTGAAAACGGTGGCGTAGTAGTTGGTAAATTACTAGAGCATAAGGATAAAAATTATGGCTTTAACGCTCAAGACATGCAATATGTCGATATGATTAAAGCAGGAATTATCGATCCGGCTAAAGTAGTGCGTACTGCACTTCAAGATGCTGCTTCCGTTGCTTCGTTAATTATTACCACGGAAACTTTAATTGTTGACGAGCCTTCTGATAAAGAAGATTCAATGCCGCCAATGCGTGGTGGTATGGGAGGCATGGGCGGTATGGACTTCTAA
- a CDS encoding co-chaperone GroES, with product MSFKPLHDRIAIKPIEHEEKTKGGIIIPDTAKEKPMQGEIVAVGNGIRNKKGEIHPLELKVGDKVLYGKWAGTEIEIKGEKLIVMKESDVFGIIN from the coding sequence ATGTCTTTTAAACCATTACATGATAGAATTGCAATAAAGCCTATCGAACACGAAGAAAAAACTAAAGGTGGAATTATTATTCCTGATACCGCAAAAGAAAAACCGATGCAAGGTGAAATAGTAGCCGTAGGTAACGGTATTCGTAATAAAAAAGGAGAAATTCATCCTTTAGAGCTAAAAGTAGGTGATAAAGTTTTATACGGTAAATGGGCAGGCACCGAAATTGAAATTAAAGGCGAAAAACTGATCGTTATGAAAGAAAGCGACGTATTTGGTATTATTAATTAA